TGGCTTATAGCAACCTTTATTATTATAGGTTTAGCTTTATACGAAGAAAAAGAAATGATTAAAACTCATGATGAAGCTTATATTAAATATCGTGGTAAAACACCTTTTATGCTACCTTTACCTAAAGTTATATCAAATCTAATATTATTTCCAATGAAATTATTTTTTAAAAAGGCCTATCCTGAAAAAAATATCGAAATTTTCTCAATTCTAACAATATATTTTGTAATCTTGATAATAATATCAATATTATATTAACATACCATAAATTTTAAATAAAGAATGAAACAAATTTTTAAGTGAAAATTATGAAAGGGTCTAAAACAATACCCAATAATATTGAATAACATACTAACACCAACTGTTATAATATTAATAATTTCCTTTAAAAAATTTCTTGAAGAACCTTTCTATTCGATGTATTCGTATGGACCAATACTTTGGTCTATTTATCATATCTTTCTTTTCTTGTTAACATGGAGATTTTTCAAAAATGAAAAAGAATCTCTTAAAGAAATTATAGGGCCTTTAAAAGATAAAATATCACATTCTATATCTATAATATTTTTATTAATAGGATTATCTATACTGATATTCCAAATAATAGAGCCTATAGCAAGCGATATAATATATGGATTTGGCATGATGAAACAAATGCTAAGTGAATATAAAAAAGTCCCATTGTCTCTTTTTCTTTATACAGTTTTAATTACATCGCTAACAGCAGGTATATGCGAAGAAATAGTATGGAGAGGATATATTCAAACTAGGTTGGAATATAAACTCAGAAGCAAAATACTTGCTATAACACTTCAAGCTATATTGTTTGGTTTATGGCATGGCACATCAATACATGCGATATTTACAGCAATATTTAGTTTTATATCAGGTTTTGTATATTATAAAACAAGGAAGTTAATGCCAATAATGATATCTCATTGGATAGGAGATGTTATAGGCTTCTCAGTAATGTATTTTATATAAATATTAATAAAATAATTTTAAAAAATCAACATAGCTTCTTTATTTATTTTACTCCAATTTCTTGCGTAAAGTAAGGGTAACTTTCCAATTTTTACAATGTTATTCCATTTTTCTAAAAGTTTTTCCTCTTCATTAAAAGCCCATTTAGTTAAATTAAATAACTCTTCTTCATCAACCTCGCCTTTTAAATATTTTTCTCTAATTTTAACTTCTTTCTCAATTATTTTCTCTTGTAATTCATTTTTATCCTTCAAAAATTTATCAATATAAATTCTATAATTTGTTTGGATTTTTCTATGAAAAGCTTCAAAACGCCACCAATAATTTTTTGGATTATATTTATTTGTTGGTTTTTCTCCAATATCTAAAAGCCCCCCCTCAAAATATATTGGCTTAAATATACTTAAACATGGAAGGGAAGTTCCTGTAAAATAATGAACTTGAAATTTTTCACTAAGTAAAGATATTTGTGAAGATGCTGTTTGAGAAGGCCTTGTTAAACCTCCATAATGCATGCATATATCTTTCATTGAACCTTTTTCTGGACTAAAATCTTTAATTTGATGAGAACATAATATTTCCATTATATATTCTAATGTTATCTCTCCTTTTCTCTCTTTTAGTTTTTCGTATGTAAAGTTTCTTCTATTTTTACCATGAGAAAAATAAGTATAGAATTTATCTGAGAAATATTTGCTAAAATTAAATTTTTTATCTTCTTTTTTAATCTTCTCAATATTTTTAGAAGCAAAATCCCAATCATTTTGAATAGTTAAAGCATTTGAAATAGTATAAATATCTTCTATCCTTTTTGCAACCCAATTTTTTCCAACAGTTTCTAAAACCCATGCATCTTTTGGATCAGCAATTATAAATGAATTATGATAATAAAGTTTATGCTCATAACTCCCGCTTCCACCTTGTCCATAATTTTCTATTATTGAAATTATAAATTCTAAAGCTTCTTTAGAATTTTTAGTCCTTTCTAAAGCTAATCTTATAATATCCATTCCCAAAATTCCAATTTTCTCTTTTCTCTCTTTAGTAAAAACAGCAGTATTTCCAATCGCTAAACCAAATTCATTAACTCCCATTTCTGCTCCATACATCCACCAAGGACGAGATAAAATTACAGCATATGTTTCTTCTACTTGTGGAAATTCTATATAAGTTAATCCAATTTTCTTTTCTGTATGTCTTTGTCTAGGTATAAAATCTATAATTTGAGCTTCATTCGGTTCTCTATCGCTATTCTTAGCAAATATCATGATATTTTCTTTTGTTGCTTTAGGTGTTGCGATTAAAATATCACACATAAAATATCAAATATTATTATTCAAAGAAACTATAAAAATATTATTTATTTTAATTCGCTTTGTAAAATATAAATAGGGTTAAATTGATTTTTAAATTTAAAAATGAAAGAAAACCTCATTAAAGAATTTCTTAATAAAAATAATGTAATTGCAGTTGTAGGAGCAAGTAGGAATCCTAAAAAATATGGCTATAAAGTTTATAAAGATTTAAAAGAAGCTGGATACAAAGTTTATCCAGTAAATCCAAATACCTTAGAAATATTAGGTGATAAATGCTATCCAAATTTAGAATCATTACCAATTAAACCTGATGTTGTTAATATTGTTGTTCCACCAAATATTACAGAAAAAATAGTTAAAGAATGTAAAAAATTAAATATTAAAAAAGTTTGGATGCAACCAGGAGCAGAGTCTGAAGAAGCTATAAAATTTTGTAATGAAAATGGAATAGCTGTAATTTATGGAGTTTGCATTATGATTGAGAGGAAAAATATGGATTTTTCTTTAAAGTTTTAAAATTTCATGTTTCTTAGCAAATTTATTTTTTCATGATTTCTCTTAACTCACTGGCTCTTTCTTTATCGATTATTCCTCTTTTTTCTAAATCGTCAATGCATTTTTCAGCATAATGACACCATGTTATACAAGCTTCAGAAGCTTCTCTATGTACCATTTTACCACAATTTGGACATTTCCTTTGAGTTTCATATTCAAAAAATTCTATTTCTTCTCCACAATTTGGGCAAGATCTTATAATTATTTGAGGATAAGCAAAGGTTTTAGCTCCCGGGCAATGTGTAAACATATAACACCGTTTTAGAGATGCATTATTCTAATATAAAAAGTTTTCTTATTATTAAAATATTCCAATTTTCTCTAATATATGTAATAATAATGTTATATAGAATATAATAGTTAATGGTATATGAAAAATTCTCCAATAATCTTTTATTACTTTAATTTTAATATATCTACCCAATATTCCTCCTACGACTATAACTACCATTAAAATAAAAGTAAAGAAACTTAGGAAATAGCCTGGTTTAATTCTTTCCAATTTATTCAATATATGTATTCCTGCAAAAATAAGAGATAGAATGCCAGGTATGCAATGTATGCTTAACCAAAGTTTAATACTTTTTGGAAAACCTCTTTTTAATGCTGAATAAGTAGCAGAAATTATTAGTAATATTGCACCAATCCAACCAAACGAATGAGCTATATCCCTTGGAAAAATTCTATGTGGTGGCCCTCGATATCTTCCAAGTTGAATTGAGAAAACGATTAAAGATGTTACTAATAATATAACTAATATTGCTATAGTAAATAATAAAATCTTTTTAATTTCAAGTTGCATAATAAATTATGATAAATACGATTATTTATCTTTTTTATTTATTTTTCCTCTTGCAAAAGATGCGAATACACCTATGAAACAGAGGAATGAGAAAATAATGAATGCCACTTTTATACTTTCCAGAAAAATTTGATAATATTCCTGTGTGATTTGTACATTTCCAATATATATTGCGAATATCAACGTGGATATTCCCATGCTAAATGTCTGTCCAATGGATCGCATTGTTGCAAGTATTGCTGATGCTACTCCATAAAATTTTCTTTCAACAGAACTCATAATCGCATTTGTATTAGGAGATGAAAAAAGAGCAAAACCAAAACCAAGAAGAATTAAACTAGCTATAATAAATTCTAATAATGTTTTTTCATTTAAAAAAATTAGAAAAGAAAGCCCAATAGTGGTTATCATCATTCCTATCGATGCTATTATACGTGGTTCGATTCTATCTGAAAGTTTACCAGCAAGTGGAGAAAAAACAGCTTGCACAATGGGTTGTGATACTAAAATTAAACCTGCATTTTTAGGATCAAATCCTTTTATATATTGTAAATAAAGACTTAAGAGAAAGCTTACTGCAAATGTCGCACTATAATTAATTAATGCTGCTATATTAGAAAAAGTAAAAACTATGTTATTTTTAAATAAATTTATATTTAAAATAGGATTTTCTATTTTCTTTTCCCATTTAATTAAAATTAATATTCCAAAAATGCCCATTAAAACTAAAGATATTCCTATTATTGTTGGTAATAAAGAAAATCCATAAATTATTGCTATAAGTATAAAACTATAAATTATTGATCCGATAAAATCAAATTTTTCTCCTTTTGCTTCGACCCATTCTCCTTTTATTTTCCAAATGGTAAGAATAATAATTATTGAGCCTAATAGCATATTTGTAATAAAAATGCTTCTCCAACCGAAATATTGTGTTAAGAGCCCTCCTATAAATGGTCCAAGAGAAAGGCCTAAATATGTTGCAGCAATGTTTATCCCTAAAGCTTGACCTCTTTCACCCAGAGGAAATGCTGATGTTAAAATTGCTATTCCAGTACTAAATATCATAGCCCCTCCTATTCCTTGTAAAATTCTTAATATGACAAGCAAGATTGCAGAAAAGGAAAAAACACAGAAAAGAGATGAGAATGAATAAATAAATATACCATATGTAAAAATTTTCTTTTTTCCATACATGTCTGCTATTCTTCCAAAAGGAACAAGGAATATTGTTATAGCTAAAAGATATGAAGTAGTGACCCAACTTAGTAAAATAGCATCTATTAAAAATTCTTTTCCAATAGAAGGTAATGCGATATTAATAGAAGAGCTCATAAAAGTTGTAAGAAAAGATCCTAATGAAGTAACAATTAAAATAAAATTTTTGTTTATATTATTATTCATTTTTATTTCACTTACAATCAAAAATTAATACATAAATGTATTGCTTTATTTCTAATAAAATAAAATGATGGATATTATTGTTCCAAAAATCGTTATAATGGCTGCTACTATTATTTCTTTTAAAGTATGCTTTTTCAAAAATATTCTAGCCCAAGCTATTAAAAATAAAAACACCATTAAATAATAAATCCCTATTTTATAAAGATAATTAAGTAAGATCATTGGACCAATGCAACCTGAAATATGTATGCTTGGTTTCATATATTGGTTTGCAATCATTATTAAAAAAGTATTTATTAAATACGTTAAAGAAAATAATGCTAAAATTTTCACTTCAAAAAGTGAAAATAGTATATAGAAGAAAGAATAATTTATCAAACCATAAATTAAATGAAAATTTCTATTCCTTCTTTCTGGAACACCTATATTATCCTTTTTAAGAAGTACCATGAAAATTACAGAAAGATATGGAGCTATTGTTAAAGCAATTAAACCTATTAAAAAAGTATGCATTTTAGAAAAAATTACTTCTTCATTAATAGTAGCTACTAAGACGAGTAAGGAAGAAAATGTTGGAGGTGCAAATATTATTGATAAGATTTTTGCTAATGTATCCTTCAACATGCTATATTTTACCTCTTTTTTTAGTGATAATGATCATATCCATTTTTATTACTTTTTAAACAAAAATCTAATATAAAATCTTACTAGTTGTTCTTATAATATGATAAAAACTACATGAAAAAAAGTTTTAAAGAAATATTTATGTTCCTTATCTTCAGTTTTATACGGAAATTCCAGGTATTTTTATTTTTTCATAAATTATATCTACAATCTTTACTACGAAACTGATCCAAATAAAATATATTAAAGCTATTATCGTATAAGTTTCTATAATGCGCCATGTATGAGCAGCTATTGTTTTACCAACGTTTGCTAAATCCATTACTCCTATCGTTAATAAAGCTGCTGAACTTTTTCCTAAAGAGCAAAATTCATTACTCCATGCAGGCAAAACTATTCTTAAAGCTTGTGGAAGAATGATATAAAGAATTGTTTGCATTTTTGTAAGTCCTAAAGATAAAGCAGCCAATATTTGATCTCTATAAATTGATTCCATAGCCCCTTTAATATAACCTTTTTGGTATGCTGCACTATTAAGTGCAAATACTATTAGCCCTACTGTAAATGGATCGATATAAACATTAAGCATTTTAGGAATACTAAAATAAAATATGAAAAGTTGAACAACTATCGGACTCCCTCTAAAAAATTCAACATAAAATCCTATTATTGTTGAAGCAATCCTTCCTCCATAAAGATCTCCTATTGCTAATAGAGTTCCTAGCAAAAGACCAACTAATGATCCAAAAAATGTAACTTCAATAGTTGTGATAAATCCCTCAAGAAGCATGCTTGAATATTCAATTAAAAATTCAAACATTTTATTCCCTTGCAGTCTTTTTGATTAATCTTTCCATAAATTTCTTTGCTCTATCACTAGATGGTTTTGTAAAGAAATGCTCTGGATCCCCTCTTTCAACTATCATTCCTTGGTCAAAGAAAATCATTTCATCTGCAACTTCACGTGCAAAAGGCATTTCATGTGTAACTATGAGCATGGTAGTTCCCTGTTCAGCTAAACTTCTTAATGTATCTATTACTTCCCCTGTTAATTCTGGATCAAGGGCTGATGTAGGTTCATCAAGTAATATTATGTCTGGATTTTTCGCTAATGCTCTAGCTATTCCAACCCTTTGTTGTTGTCCTCCAGATAATTGAGCAGGATAATAATTTGCCCATTTTTCCATTTTTACAATTCTTAAAGCTTCCATTGCTCTTTCTCTAGCCTCTTTTTTCGGCATTTTTAATACATGCCTTAATGCTAATTCTACATTTCCAAGAGCTGTTAAATGAGGGAAAAGCCATATATGTTGAAAAACAAATCCTATTCTAGCTCTTGCTTTATTAAGGTCCACACCTTGCTTTGTAAGGCATTCTCCTCTAAGAAAGACTTCACCTTTAGTTGGAGGAGTTAACATGCTTAAACATCTTAAAAGTGTGCTTTTTCCTGAGCCGCTTGGTCCAAATATTACTTTGATATCCCTTTCATGAATTTGTAAAGATACATCTTTTACGGCGATTATTTCACCATAAATTTTCCATAAATTTCTACATTCCATAACAACTTCTTTCATTTTCCTTCCTCCTCTATAGTCCTAATTGCTTCTTTTTTCTGCCTCCCCATTTATCTAGATATACTGCTATTGGAAAAGTTAATATTATATATAAAAATGCTGTTGCAATATATGGAAAAACCATATCAAGGGTTGTTTTCCTTATAATATCTGCTTTTTTCATCATATCTATTACTCCAAGAATGAATGAATATGCAGAATCTTTTACTAAAAGTGCATATTCACTACCTAAACCTGGTGTTGCAATAATAAAAGTTTGAGGAATTATCACATAAAATATGGCTTGTAATTTGGAGAGCCCTAATGATCTTGCAACTAGCATTTGAGTTTCCCCTATTCCTCTTATTGCTCCTCTGAAAATTTGAGATTGGTTCGCACCACTTCTTAATCCTAAAACAAAAGTTGCTGAAAAAAAAGCATCTTTAAATAAACTTATGCCTAGGCTTAATCCTAATCCAAGATAAAAGAAAAGCATGAGAACTAATTCAGGTACTGTTCTAAAAAATTTCTCATATATATCTACTAATATTCTTAAAGATTTTCCCATATATTCTCTTAAAAAAGCAAGAGGTATTCCTAAAATAAGTCCAAATAGAAAAGAAAGAATGGATATAGCAAGAGTTACAGGTACTCCTTCTAGTATATATAGCAATTCTTCTATTGGAGTCATTTGCTTTCTTCTTCGATTATGTGCAATGCCATTTAATTTTTAATTCTTCTACTTTTCCTTCAGATATTAATTCTGCGAGTGCACCATTTATTTTTGCAACAAGAATGTCAGCATCTGCATGTGCAACCCAAGCTACTGGCCAATATGGTCTTCTATAAACTACAATCATTGCTTCTTCCCCTTTTTGTTCTGCTTCAAGCATCCACCATGATGTTACTGGAGATTCTGCATAAATGCATTGAATTGCCCCTCTTTTCATATCATCAAGTGCAGCTAAATAATCCTCATAAGTTCTCATAGCGCTAGCTGGCAATCTTCCAGCGTTTATTAAATCTTTCAATTCATCTTGTTGTGTTGTACCTACTTGAACCCCGCATATTAAATTATATTCTTTTAATTGTTCTAAAGATGTAAGTCTAGTTATGCCCAACTCGGTAGCTTTACTTTTTAACATTATTATTTGGCCTTCTGTTATACTATGGGGCATAGTAAATTGTACTTTTTCAAGTCTTTCAGGAGTAACAGAAAAACCACTAACTCCTAAATCTATTGTTTTTGCCTCAATTTCTGGTATTATTAAATCAAAACCCATTGCTTTCCATTCTACTTTAAGACCCAATCGTTCAGCAACCATTTCTGCTAGTTCAACTTCAAAACCAGTGAATTTTCCGCCTTCTAGATATTCATAAGGAGGCCAATCAGGAGAACTGCCTATTACTATTTTACCATTTTTCACAACTCTAGCCCAAACTTCATCTTCTGGTCCTTTTTTTGGAAGTATAAATGGGCTTACGTAAATGCCAACTACGAAAGCTATAGCTAATCCTATAATTAATCCTATAGCTACAATGTATTTTGCTACCATATCATTTCCCCCTTTATTTTATTATTTATTATTCTTAAAAGTTTTTCTCTTATAATAAATTTAATTTTAATTTTTTTAAAATAAAATCGTTATTTTCTTAAAAATTATAATGAATAATCCTCTGAGTAATGTTTTTTTAAATCCATTAATTTTTGAAGTATAAATATTTTTAAAAAATAATAAATATCTCTGGGGCATACCAAATTTATATAATCATCAAGTTAAGGGATTTTAATAATAGAAAATTTTGATGGAAAATAGTATACTGCCACCTTAGGAGTTATTCCATAATATCTACAACTAAAAATTGTTAAAAGCTTTTTATTAAATTGAATTTTATATCCTTTAATAGGGGGCTCATGGCTTCTAATCATTATTTTTAAGTTATTTTTTTTCAAAAAATTTTTTAAAACATTTTCTCCGAAAAATTTTATTCCAGGGCCTCTAATACTTGGTTTAAAACCCTCAATATTTTCTCTCGGGTCATTCCATAATATTTGAACAATTAAAGATGAAGAAGGATCTATTTCTCCTTTAGGAATTTTTTTTATTTGTTCTAAATTTATTAAATTTTCAGCTATTCCTCCATGTACACAAAATACTTTATTATTTATCACAGCAGCATATGGTAATAAAGAGAAAATTTTAATATAAGAATTGTAAATATCAATTGAATATTTTGAAATAACATTCGAATAAAAACCATAATAAAGATTCATTGAAGGAGTTTCATGATTCCCTCTTAATAAAAAAAGCTTATTTGGGAAATTAATCTTTTTTTCTAAAAGATAATTTATATTCTCTATTTGATATGGCCCTCTATCAACATAATCTCCTAAAAAAATTACAATATCTCCTTTTTCTAAAAAATTTTCAATTACTTTTGTTGTTGTTTCCAAATCTCCATGAGTATCGCCAACAATTACAGCTTTTTTAGTATTAATTTCTAGTAATTGCTCTTCTTTTAAAAAAATTTCTCCAGCTTTAAATAATAGGTCCTCGATTTGTTTATTTATCATGCGCATCTGAAATTTTATCCTAAAAAGGATATTTATATACTCTGTTTTATAATCTATTTAAAGGACTTATAAAAAAATATTGAATTATTAAATATATCCTAATAAATAATTGTTTATTAGAGTTGAGGTTAAAATGCCAAAAGTTGAATATCCAATAATAGTTGTTAATTTTAAAACATATAATGAATCACTTGGAGAAAAAGGTGTTAGGCTTGCAAAAATAGCTGAGCATGTCAGTAAAAGTACGGGGGTTTGTATAGGAGTAGCTCCTCAATTTATTGATTTATTTGAAATAGCAAATATAGTTGAAATACCTGTTTTTGCTCAGCATATGGACCCATATGAACCTGGAGCATATACGGGATCTATTACAGCTGAGAGTATTAAATCTTCAGGTGCTGTGGGGACGCTATTAAACCACTCAGAAAAAAGAATGAAGTTAGCAGATATAGAAGCTGCAATTTTAAGAGCAAGAGAAAATGGATTAATAACACTTGTATGTACAAATAATGTAATGGTTAGTAAAGCAGTAGCCATTCTTGATCCTGATATAATTGCTGTTGAGCCTCCAGAACTAATAGGAACAGGAATACCTGTTTCAAAAGCTAAACCGGAAATAGTATCTGGAACAGTATCTGAAATAAGGAAAATAAATAAAAAAACCCATATACTTTGTGGAGCAGGGATATCGACAGGAGAAGATGTAAGAGCAGCTATAGATTTGGGAACTGAAGGAGTATTACTTGCAAGTGGAGTGGTAAAAGCAAAAGATCCTGAAAAAGTATTATTTGAAATGGCTAATGCAGCAATCTCTAAAAGATAATTACATTATTCTAAATCTTTAAACATCCATGAAAAATCCGGATATTTTTCTCTTTTATTAATTCTTTCTGCTAATGCATGTACTACAATAGGTAAAGCTATCGTTGCATCGCAAATACATTGAATATGTTTTCCTTTTGCTGATTTTTTACCCCAGCTTATAGCTTCTTCAAAAGTGCAACCAGATAGTCCTCCCCATTGTGGAAGGTCTGTTGTAATTTGGATTGCATATTTATGAGGATAATAACTTTCTATTAACTTTCCCTCTTTCATTACTAGAAATACTTCAGCTTCTCTCCCAGGAATCTTTCTTTCTGGATATAAAAGATTAGAAGTTACAGCAAAAAGTTGAATAAAATCTTTTGGTACTCCTCCACCAATATATATTACTCCTGTATCTTTTACTTTTTCTCCTAAACTCATGAATTCTATATAATCTTTCATATTATCAATAATTAAATTAAATCCTTTGCTTTTAGCAATTAATCCAGCATCTCCATAAGGTGAATCAACTATTGCCGGACAAAAAATTGGAACTTTATATTTAGCAGCAGTAGCTACTATACTCATTATCCCCCTTTTAAGTAGNNNNNNNNNNNNNNNNNNNNNNNNNNNNNNNNNNNNNNNNNNNNNNNNNNNNNNNNNNNNNNNNNNNNNNNNNNNNNNNNNNNNNNNNNNNNNNNNGTACCATTTTCCAAATAAAAATAAAATTTCTCTTGAAGAGTAGGGTTTATTCTCTTCAAGAGAAGAAATATAAAATTCTGCTATAAGCTCTGTCATTTTCATATAATCTTCTTCTTTTCCAAAAATATCATAATAACGATTAATTCCAGCTTTTAATAATTCTTTATCATCAACTAAATGCGACCCTTGCCAATAATTATAACCCATGGCTTCAACAATATCTTCAGAAATATTTGCTCCAGTAGGAACTAGTATATCTATAAAACGATTTTCAATCAACCAATTAATAATTTTCCATTGACCACTAGTACTCATTGATCCTGCATACCCCATAAAAATTGTAACATCAGGGTCTTTAAGCATTTCTTCCCAAACTTCTACTACTTCACCTAATTTTCTTCCTTGAAACCCTGTTTGCGACATTTCTGAAAGAAGTTGGGAAATTGATTTCGGATTCTTTACTTCTATTGCCTTAACTTTTTTCTTTAAAAATTTGTTACTTTCCATTCTCAAAATCTTCGAATAAGATAATTATATTGAAAGATTTAAGTTTTTATCATAGGGGGAAGTAGTAAATCAAAAAATCATAATTTTAAAAATTTTTTCTAATCGATGTATACGCTCCTTCCTTCAACTCTTACTTATCTCTTGTACCATTTGAGTAAAATCTCTAGTAGCTAAATGAAGCTTCTTTATCTTAAGCAATTCTTTAAAATGTTACTATAAATTTTATACAAAGAAATCCGCACTTTTTAAAGAAGTAACTACTCAAAATAAGAAAGATATTTAATATCCTTAATTTTTAATATAGGATTTATAATAAGATATGAAAAACTATTGGAGTAAAGAAAAATTTATAAAAGTATTAAAAATACTTAAGAAGGAATATAAGTATATTCTTCCATTACATATAAAGCAGGGAGATCCATTTAAAACTCTTATTGGATGTATTTTAAGTCAAAGAACTAGAGATGAAATAACGAATGAAGCTTATAATCGTTTATTTTCAAAATTTAAAAGCATGAAAAATATGGCTATTGCGAATACAAATGAAATAATAGAATTAATAAAACCTGTTGGTTTTTATAAACAAAAAGCAGAAAGGATTAAAAAAATTTGCAACATTCTTTTAGAAAAATATAATGGCAAAATTCCAAGTAATAGAGAAGAGCTAATGGAATTGCCAGGTGTAGGAAATAAAACGGCAGATATAGTATTATCCTACGGTTTTGGAAAGCCAGAAATAGCTATAGATACTCATGTTGAATGTATAGCAAAAAGATTAGGAATAGTAAAAGAAAAGGCTGATTATATTGAAATAAAAAAAGCTTTAGAAATTTTTACT
The window above is part of the Nitrososphaerota archaeon genome. Proteins encoded here:
- a CDS encoding type II CAAX endopeptidase family protein produces the protein MNNILTPTVIILIISFKKFLEEPFYSMYSYGPILWSIYHIFLFLLTWRFFKNEKESLKEIIGPLKDKISHSISIIFLLIGLSILIFQIIEPIASDIIYGFGMMKQMLSEYKKVPLSLFLYTVLITSLTAGICEEIVWRGYIQTRLEYKLRSKILAITLQAILFGLWHGTSIHAIFTAIFSFISGFVYYKTRKLMPIMISHWIGDVIGFSVMYFI
- a CDS encoding C69 family dipeptidase, giving the protein MCDILIATPKATKENIMIFAKNSDREPNEAQIIDFIPRQRHTEKKIGLTYIEFPQVEETYAVILSRPWWMYGAEMGVNEFGLAIGNTAVFTKERKEKIGILGMDIIRLALERTKNSKEALEFIISIIENYGQGGSGSYEHKLYYHNSFIIADPKDAWVLETVGKNWVAKRIEDIYTISNALTIQNDWDFASKNIEKIKKEDKKFNFSKYFSDKFYTYFSHGKNRRNFTYEKLKERKGEITLEYIMEILCSHQIKDFSPEKGSMKDICMHYGGLTRPSQTASSQISLLSEKFQVHYFTGTSLPCLSIFKPIYFEGGLLDIGEKPTNKYNPKNYWWRFEAFHRKIQTNYRIYIDKFLKDKNELQEKIIEKEVKIREKYLKGEVDEEELFNLTKWAFNEEEKLLEKWNNIVKIGKLPLLYARNWSKINKEAMLIF
- a CDS encoding CoA-binding protein, which produces MKENLIKEFLNKNNVIAVVGASRNPKKYGYKVYKDLKEAGYKVYPVNPNTLEILGDKCYPNLESLPIKPDVVNIVVPPNITEKIVKECKKLNIKKVWMQPGAESEEAIKFCNENGIAVIYGVCIMIERKNMDFSLKF
- a CDS encoding MFS transporter; its protein translation is MNNNINKNFILIVTSLGSFLTTFMSSSINIALPSIGKEFLIDAILLSWVTTSYLLAITIFLVPFGRIADMYGKKKIFTYGIFIYSFSSLFCVFSFSAILLVILRILQGIGGAMIFSTGIAILTSAFPLGERGQALGINIAATYLGLSLGPFIGGLLTQYFGWRSIFITNMLLGSIIIILTIWKIKGEWVEAKGEKFDFIGSIIYSFILIAIIYGFSLLPTIIGISLVLMGIFGILILIKWEKKIENPILNINLFKNNIVFTFSNIAALINYSATFAVSFLLSLYLQYIKGFDPKNAGLILVSQPIVQAVFSPLAGKLSDRIEPRIIASIGMMITTIGLSFLIFLNEKTLLEFIIASLILLGFGFALFSSPNTNAIMSSVERKFYGVASAILATMRSIGQTFSMGISTLIFAIYIGNVQITQEYYQIFLESIKVAFIIFSFLCFIGVFASFARGKINKKDK
- a CDS encoding amino acid ABC transporter permease; translated protein: MFEFLIEYSSMLLEGFITTIEVTFFGSLVGLLLGTLLAIGDLYGGRIASTIIGFYVEFFRGSPIVVQLFIFYFSIPKMLNVYIDPFTVGLIVFALNSAAYQKGYIKGAMESIYRDQILAALSLGLTKMQTILYIILPQALRIVLPAWSNEFCSLGKSSAALLTIGVMDLANVGKTIAAHTWRIIETYTIIALIYFIWISFVVKIVDIIYEKIKIPGISV
- a CDS encoding amino acid ABC transporter ATP-binding protein; this encodes MKEVVMECRNLWKIYGEIIAVKDVSLQIHERDIKVIFGPSGSGKSTLLRCLSMLTPPTKGEVFLRGECLTKQGVDLNKARARIGFVFQHIWLFPHLTALGNVELALRHVLKMPKKEARERAMEALRIVKMEKWANYYPAQLSGGQQQRVGIARALAKNPDIILLDEPTSALDPELTGEVIDTLRSLAEQGTTMLIVTHEMPFAREVADEMIFFDQGMIVERGDPEHFFTKPSSDRAKKFMERLIKKTARE
- a CDS encoding amino acid ABC transporter permease; amino-acid sequence: MTPIEELLYILEGVPVTLAISILSFLFGLILGIPLAFLREYMGKSLRILVDIYEKFFRTVPELVLMLFFYLGLGLSLGISLFKDAFFSATFVLGLRSGANQSQIFRGAIRGIGETQMLVARSLGLSKLQAIFYVIIPQTFIIATPGLGSEYALLVKDSAYSFILGVIDMMKKADIIRKTTLDMVFPYIATAFLYIILTFPIAVYLDKWGGRKKKQLGL
- a CDS encoding transporter substrate-binding domain-containing protein encodes the protein MVAKYIVAIGLIIGLAIAFVVGIYVSPFILPKKGPEDEVWARVVKNGKIVIGSSPDWPPYEYLEGGKFTGFEVELAEMVAERLGLKVEWKAMGFDLIIPEIEAKTIDLGVSGFSVTPERLEKVQFTMPHSITEGQIIMLKSKATELGITRLTSLEQLKEYNLICGVQVGTTQQDELKDLINAGRLPASAMRTYEDYLAALDDMKRGAIQCIYAESPVTSWWMLEAEQKGEEAMIVVYRRPYWPVAWVAHADADILVAKINGALAELISEGKVEELKIKWHCT
- a CDS encoding metallophosphoesterase, whose product is MINKQIEDLLFKAGEIFLKEEQLLEINTKKAVIVGDTHGDLETTTKVIENFLEKGDIVIFLGDYVDRGPYQIENINYLLEKKINFPNKLFLLRGNHETPSMNLYYGFYSNVISKYSIDIYNSYIKIFSLLPYAAVINNKVFCVHGGIAENLINLEQIKKIPKGEIDPSSSLIVQILWNDPRENIEGFKPSIRGPGIKFFGENVLKNFLKKNNLKIMIRSHEPPIKGYKIQFNKKLLTIFSCRYYGITPKVAVYYFPSKFSIIKIP
- the tpiA gene encoding triose-phosphate isomerase; its protein translation is MPKVEYPIIVVNFKTYNESLGEKGVRLAKIAEHVSKSTGVCIGVAPQFIDLFEIANIVEIPVFAQHMDPYEPGAYTGSITAESIKSSGAVGTLLNHSEKRMKLADIEAAILRARENGLITLVCTNNVMVSKAVAILDPDIIAVEPPELIGTGIPVSKAKPEIVSGTVSEIRKINKKTHILCGAGISTGEDVRAAIDLGTEGVLLASGVVKAKDPEKVLFEMANAAISKR